The Penaeus vannamei isolate JL-2024 chromosome 13, ASM4276789v1, whole genome shotgun sequence genome window below encodes:
- the LOC113822261 gene encoding cuticle protein AM1274-like, giving the protein MKTLFLSLLVAVAAAERPSLSYDAPAPHTSSPVQQIPIIRDERVHPAADGTYSFDVETGDGIVRHESGGPGGAQQGTVSFTFPDGQVFDLQFVADLNGYQPQSSFLPVAPAFPHPIPAHALEQIERGRLELEARAREEQRQSSSQGQAAPARHYGQPQ; this is encoded by the exons CTGTTTCTGTCCTTGCTGGTGGCTGTGGCTGCGGCTGAGAGACCGTCCCTCTCCTACGACGCCCCTGCACCACACACATCCTCGCCCGTCCAGCAGATCCCCATCATCCGCGACGAGCGAGTCCATCCTGCCGCTGACGGCACCTACAGCTTTGACGTGGAGACTGGGGATGGCATCGTCAGGCACGAGTCTGGTGGTCCAGGTGGCGCCCAGCAGGGAACCGTAAG CTTCACCTTCCCAGATGGCCAAGTCTTCGACCTTCAGTTCGTGGCCGATCTTAACGGTTACCAACCTCAGTCGTCCTTCCTGCCCGTCGCCCCTGCattcccccacccaatccccgcccacgccctcgagcAGATCGAACGTGGTCGACTTGAACTCGAAGCTCGCGCCCGCGAAGAGCAGCGTCAGTCATCAAGCCAAGGACAAGCTGCACCAGCTCGCCACTATGGCCAACCTCAGTAA